The following nucleotide sequence is from Nitrospira sp..
GCTGTCTCCAATATCTCGGCCGTATCGATCACCAAGTAAAAATTCGTGGCCACCGGGTTGAGTTGCCGGAAGTTGAGTTTACCCTTCGCGAAGCGTCGGGGTCGCAACAGGTGGCCGCGCTGGCTTGGCCGGTGAAGGAAGGACTGGCCGAGGGAATCGTGGCATTCGTCGCCGGCGGAGCCGAGGGCGAGGCCGGAGCCATTCTGCAACATTGTCGGCGGGTCTTGCCCGATTACATGGTGCCGAGTCAGATCAGGTTTCTGGAGCACTTACCGTTGAACGTGCATGGAAAGACGGATCGATTGAAGTTGCGTGAACTATTGAAGGAGGAACCACGATGAGGACAGCGCAGGAAGAAGCATTGGCGAAACATCTCACTGAATGGGTGAAGCAGGGACGGGGAACGGTCGGAGCGGATCTGCCGGAATTTTCCGAGGACACCGACTTGATTGCGGCCGGGATTTTGGACTCCCGGGGATTCATAGAAATGATGCTTGAAGTCGAGCAACAGACGGGCAATCGGATCGATTTGAACGATGTCGACCCGAGCGAATTCACCACGATCAGGGGCCTGTGCCGTTGCGCCGTGTCGCAAGGTTCACCCTGCTGAAAGGAACGGTACCATGAATAAAATCGTCGAAACATACTCGCGCTTGGCGGATGAATACCGTCGGGACGAGGCGTCACAATCCTGTTGGTTTCTGGCTGCGGAAAAGGCGTTGGCTGCGATCGAACTCAAGGATCGCTACCGGACGGTCGCCGATATCGGCTGCGGGACCGGCCGGGCCCTCTGCGAGTTGGCGTCTCGTGGAGGAGACGACCGCCGGTTTATCGGCGTGGAGCCGGCCGACAACATGCGAGCGTTGGCCGCCGAATTGGCGCGCGGGCAAGCCAACATCCGCCTGTTTAACGGGTCATTCGAGCAGATCCCGTTGGAGTCGAAGAGTATCGACTACCTGTACAGCATTTTAGCCTTTCATTGGACGACGAACCTCACCCGCTCGGCGGAGGAGGTGGCGCGTGTGCTCAAGGACGACGGCGACATGGACCTGTTCTTCATTGGCCGCAACAACGGGTATGAATTCATTCGCAAAACGACGCCGGTCTTCTTGAAATATATGGGGCCGGTGGCGTTGCTGCGGTCGGCGGGGATGCGCCAGCAGTTGACGAAGGATGAGGCGCAACAGCTGTTCAGTAAGGCCTTTGCGGGACGAGAGGTGACGGTGGAGGAATCCCACGACACCTACTTCGATACCCTGGAGGGCCATTGGACCTGGTGGGTGCGCATCGAGGGCCAACTGGTCGACATTCCGGCCGAGAAACGGGCCGATTGCGACCGTGCGGTGAAGGATGCCATTGCCGCTCTTCAGACTCCTGAAGGCATCCCCTACACGATCCACATGTTGCGCGTAAAAGTCCGCAACCAGGCGGGCGCGTAGGTGGCGCGATTGGATGCATGGCTATGAAAACACTCTTCATCGTCGGTGCAGGCGGATTGGGGAAGGAAGTCGTGGACATCGTTCAGTCGTCTTCCGAGGCGGCGGAGTACGCACTGGCGTTCATCGATGACACCATCGCGCCGGGGACGATCGTCCATGGGATTGAGGTCGTCGGCGCTCGGGCCTTCCTGAGAGCGGTCGATCCCGAGCAATCGGCGGTGTGTGTCGCCATCGGCAGTCCAGCGGTCCGCCGCGACCTTATCGGAGAGATCGAAGGCTGGGGGCTACCGCTTCCGGCGATCGTGGACGCGTCCGCCCTGATCCGGCCGTCTGTCGTGCTGGGTCCCGGCGTGATCGTCGGGGCCCGGGCCTTTCTGAGCACTCAGAGTGTGATCGGTGCCCATGCGGTGATCAATCCGGGGGTGCTTTTGGGGCATGACGTCGTGATCGGACCCTATGCCGTCATCGGAGGGGGCGCGATGTTGTCCGGCGGGGCGAAGGTGGGCGAAGGGGCTTTGATCGGAGCCGGAGCCTCCGTGCTCTTGAATACGTCAGTCGGGGATTGGGCAACGGTCGGCATGGGAGCCGCCGTCTATGCCGCTGTGGAAAACGGCGTCACAGTGCTTGGAAATCCAGCCAGGGCTCTCCCGGTCGTGCGGAAGAAGGGCGAAGGGGCCGGCACGGCTCCCGGGACCGCTACGAACGCCGCGCCGGCGGTGCCGTAGGGCTCTGGGCGGTTCCGTCATAGCGGTTCGGTTGGACGGGGGTGTTGCGATGCATGCGGAATTTATCTCGCCCGATGATCCACGGTGGCAGCGGTATCTCGAATCAAACTGGCACGATTTCTACCATCTGCCGGAATATGTGAAGTTGTGCGCGTACCATGAGGGCGGGATCCCCATGGCCTTCTACGCCCAGTATCGCGGCGCTTCGTTTTTAGCCCCCCTGATCATTCGTCCCCTGCCGGAGTCGCTGAATGCCTCTCCCGGCTGGTGCGATTGCGTCTCGCCCTACGGGTATTCCACGCCGCTGGTGGCTCCGACACAGGAGCAATTGCCGGCCTTTATCGAGGCCTTCTCCGCGCTGGCAAAGGAACGCAGCATAGTGTCGGCATTCTTCCGCCTCCATCCCTTCTCAGAGCTTAACAAGGGAGACCTGTGCCGATTCGGGCAGTTGGTGCACCATGGACCGACCATCTATCTCGACCTGTCCCTCACGCAGGATGAGTTCTGGAAGCAGGTGCGAAGGAATCACAAACAGAATTACCAGCGGTTGGTCCAGGATGGTTTTGACGTGTCGGTCGACGACTGGGCGCGCTTGGGAGAATTCGCGGCACTCTACCGTGACACCATGCTGCGGGTGGGGGCGGTGACCTGTCTGTATTCGGAGCAATATTTCACCGACCTGAAGACCATTCTCGGTCCTGCCATTCATCTCTGTTGTGTTCGGTCCCAGACAGGATCGGTGGTGGCGGGCGGCATTTTCGTCGAGATGGGTGGCTTGGTGCATTATCACCTGTCGGCGACGGCGACGGAGTACCTGCGCCTGGGACCCAATAAGCTCATTATCCCTTTCATGCGTGCCTGGTCGCAGGAACGATTGAACCGCGTCTTGCATCTGGGCGGTGGAGTCGGCGGCGCGTACGATTCGTTGTTCCACTTCAAGGCGGGATTTTCCGATGCTCGGGCGGATTTCTACTCTTACCGCCTGATCGTGGATCAATCCAAGTATGAAAGTCTGTCCCGCGTGGCGGCGACACAAGCCGGGGGAGACCTCTCGATCCCGGCCAACTTTTTCCCTGCCTATCGGCGGGCCGTCCCCCATGCACCCCATTTGCCGCCGGTCCCGGCGGCCACAGCGGTCACGCAGGAGCCAGAGGTAGAAGCCTGACTCCGGCTGCCCTCGTTTCTAATCTCCAGTAACGGACCTCTGAGTTTCGAATTCCATCACCCGCGAGAGAGTGGTGCATCGATGGTTCGGGCTGCCCCTCCCGTCATCAGGCCGGCGTTGCCGGACGACAGTGCCGCCATGGCCGCGGTCGTTCGCGCGGCTTCGAGCCCGCTCATGCGGGAGACGACGATTCTCGGAGGTACGGGGCTCGATCATTTTCTTCGCGATCAGATGACATCCGAGTCGGCGAACCGATTTCTGGTGGCCGAGGTCGGAGGGCATATTGTCGGGATGTCGGCCTGGCGGTACGAGGGGGAAGACTTGTTCCTCAACCACTTGTTCGTGCACCCGTCGACACAGGGCCGTCGGGTAGGTACGTCGTTATGGGCGCGGGGGATGGCTGTCATGGAACAGGCCGGAATCCGCGGTCTCTCAGTGGATGTGTACGAGGACAATATCCGCGCCGCGACCTGGTATCGATCGCTCGGCCTGGAGCCGGTCGCAAGACGTCTGCTGATGGCCCTGCCCGTTGCAGCAGGGACGGATGGCCGGTCCGTGTGGACGTCGACCTACCTGGGGGAGGCGGACGAAGTCTATGCCCGTTACGGATTTTCCCAGTTCACGCTGACGACGGAACGCGGCGCTTACGCGATCGGGCGGTTGGGCTCGAGCTATTTTCGCAGCCCGGCGGCGCTGTTGGACGACGAGGCGGCCCACGTTGCGTTGCGCCGGTTGGACCCCCATCGTCGCGTGCTCTGTATCGATGGGCCGGAATGGTGGGAGGCGGCGTCCGAACGGGGGGCCGTGCTCCTGGGGCGGACGGTCCGACTCCAGGCGCCCATCGAGCAGGTGGTCGCCCGTTTGGATCGGGTGTTGTCGGCGTCGGGTTCTGAGTCGGTCAGGCAGTCTTCAGCCGATGGGGAGTACGTATGAATGTCACCGCAAAGAAACACACGCTTCGCATGTTCACGAACGGCGTCTACATCCTTACCTCCCGTAACGACGAAGAGATCGGGGCCGCGACGGTCACCTGGGTTTCGCAAGCCTCGTTTACCCCGCCGCTGCTGACCGTGGCGGTCCGGCCGACCAACAGTGTCTTTCGATGTCTGGCCAAAAGTGCCGTCGCGGTGCTTCACGTCTTGGGGCATCACCAGACGGACCTGGCCAAAAAGTTCTTCACGCCGACTGCGGTTCAGGACGGCACGATCAATGGGGAACCGTTTTGCGACGGCGCCACGCGGGCTCCGATCCTGAGTAATGCGCCGGCCTACTTGGAATGTACCGTGCGCCAGATCGTCGACCAGGGAAGCGATCATGCGGTGGTCATCTTGGAAGTCGTCGACGCCGTCTGTCGCGAACGCGTGAAGCCCCTCACCATGGCCGATACGCCCTGGGAATACGGCGGCTGAACGATACGGACGCCCCTCGACTTGTCACTACGGCTCTCTGCTTCACCTACATTACGGAGGACATCGTGATCACCATGCCGATCATCAGACCCACGCTCCCTTCCTTGGAAGACATTCTCATCATGATGCACAACGGGTGGGAAACGGGAATCGTGACCGTCGGTCCGGTTGTGCGCAGTTTGGAAGAACAGGCGTGCCGCGTGACCGGCGCGCGTCATGCGATCGCGCTGTCGTCCTGTACGGCGGGCCTTATGCTGGTGCCGCAGGCGCTCGGACTCAAGCCCGGTACCGAGGTCATCGTGCCGTCTTTCACCTTTGCGGCTACCGCCCAGGCGCTGCTCTGGAATCGGCTGGTGCCGGTGTTCTGTGACTGCCTGCCCGGGACCTGCACCATCGACCCTGAGGATGTGGAACGGAACATTACGCCGCAGACCGGCGCGATTTGCGGTGTCTCGGTCTATGGGCTGCCGCCCGATGTCGATGCGTTGTTGGAGATCGGGCGACGAAAGGGAATTCCCGTGTATTTCGACAGCGCCCAGGGGTTGGGGGCCACGTATAAGGGGCAGCCGCTCGGGCAATTCGGGGTGTGCGAGGTCTTTTCGCTCAGCCCCACGAAAGTGGTGACCGCGATCGAGGCCGGTTTGTTGACCACGAATGACTCGGCGCTCGCCGAGCGGGTCCGCTCCATGCGCGATTACGGCAAAGACCTGGTGAAGGGAGAAGAGATGGTCCATCTGGGTCTGTCGGCCAGAATGAGCGAACTCCATGCGGCCATCGGGCTGCTGGGTCTCCAGCGGGTGCAGGACCTGGTGAAGGCGAGAACCGAACGGATTGCACTGTACCGTGATCGCTTGGGCCGGTTGCCCGGCTGTCAGGTGCAGGAATACCCCTATGATCGCACCACCAGCGGCAATTACTTCGTCCTCTTCATCGGGGAACAAGCCAAACGCAGTCGCGATCAGGTCTACGACGACCTCAAGCAGGCCGGGATCCAGACGAAGCGATACTTTTACCCGCCGGTCCACGCGCAGGCCATTTTCCAGCAGTATCCGATGAGGCTGAGTGCCAATCTGACGCACACAGCGAAGGCGAGCCGAGAGGGATTGGCCCTGCCGCTGTACTCGCACATGACCGATCAGGAAATCGAATCGGTCTGTGCCGCGGTGAAGCAGCTGTTGGCCTGAATCGGGAGGGGCGGCGAGCGGTTCTGGTATGGCTGTGGCGTCCACTCACTCGGCTGGAGGATGGGGCCTGCTTGGATACGTGACTGCAGCCCTTGTCTCGGCCGGGTTGCTGGCATGGCTCGGGCTGTCGTGGCTCGTAGCCCAGACGGAAGGCGTGTCCCCGGACGATCTCGGCAAGGTCGACATGGTCGTCGCTCTGGCTGGAAGTCCCGATCGAGCCCTGTATGCCAAGGCCCTCGTCACGCAGGGAGTGGCGCCGGACAGCATGACCACGCTCGTTGATCCCTACTGCTTGCGCCTGCGTGGCGTCCGGACGGTCTGCAGAACCTCGGTGCGCAACACGATCGATGAAGCCGTCATCTTGCGGCGCATCTTTGCCCGCGAGCGGGTGAGCAGGGTGATTGTGGTGACCTCGCGTTACCACCTCGCCAGGGCGAGCGCGGTGTTTGCCACCGTGTTCGCGGGCGCGGGGACGACGATACGGGTGGTGGCGCCGCCGGGCGATCGGCTCAGCGCCGAACGGGTCGGGCGGGAAGCCCTGTCCTATCTCCCCAGCCTGATAGCCGCCGCCTTGGCGCGATCAATGCCAGCGGCCTACGAATGGCTGGTGCGCCATCAACAAGTCTGCCCCGACCCGGCCGACTCCTCCACCACCTAGTCGATGGGGCTTCGACATTCGACCGCCGGCCTTCCCCTTCGGTCCGGTCCACTCCGACGGTTCATTCACCTTCAATTGATCGGTCTATTACCATGTTGACACTGTCTCGATTCTCCAATCCGAAGTGCCTGTTCGTGTTGTTGGTGCACATCGCCTTGATGGGAATTGCCAATTACGCGGCCTTCTGGCTCCGCTTCGACGGCCAGATCCCGCCATGGGCGATGGAAATATTCTTGCGCACCCTGCCGCTCCTGATCTGCGTGCGTCTCATGATGTTCATCCCGTTCCGGCTGTACGGTACGGTCTGGCAGTACACCAGCCTCTGGGACCTCCGCAACATCGTCGGGGCCACGGCCAGCAGCACCGTCGTATTCTTCCTGGCCACCCGCTATGTGCTCGGACAGACCGCTTATCCCCGGACGGTCTATGTGATCGATGCGTTGCTCCTGATCGTCTTGACCGGCGGGATGCGGGTCGCCCGACGTCTCGGCAATCCCTTGTCCACGACGTCCGATATGAAGCGCGTGTTGATCTATGGAGCGGGCGATGCGGGGGAGCGGCTGGTGCGCGAACTGCGACAGAATCGAGCCTTTGGGTATCACCCGGTCGGTTTCATCGACGACAACCGTCGCAAAATCGGCCAGCGCATCCATGGCGTCAAGGTCTTGGGCACGCGGGCGGAGCTCTCCAGCATGATGACGCGCGTCAAGCCCGACGCCATCCTGATCGCGATGCCGAGCATCGGCGCCGCGGCCATCAGGGAAATCGCCAAGGCGTTGCTGGCGTACAACGTGTCGATCAAGATTCTACCGGATCTGAGCGTCTTGTTGGACGGCAAGTCCGAGGTCAACCAACTTCGCAATCTGTCGGTGGAGGATTTGCTGCACCGGCCACGCGTCGATCTGGATCGATCCCTGACGGCGGCGTTGCTCAAGGGCAAACGCGTGCTGGTGACCGGGGCGGGCGGGTCCATCGGGTCCGAACTCTGCCGGCAGATTGCGTCGTATGAACCGGAATGCCTGGTGCTTTTCGAACGTTATGAGAATGGGCTCTATGCGATCCACAGTGAACTGAGTCCAGGCACGGCGCCGCCCGCCATTTATCCGGTGATCGGCGATGTGACCGATGCGGATCGGCTGCGCTCGACCATGGAGGCCTATCAGCCGCAGATTGTGTTCCATGCGGCCGCGCATAAGCATGTGCCCTTGATGGAGTACAACCCCTGTGAGGCGGTGAAGAACAATGTCATCGGCACACGCACGGTGGCCGGCCTGTCGGAGGAATTCGGTGTCGAACGCTTCATCATGATTTCGACCGACAAGGCCGTGCGCCCGTCCAGCGTCATGGGCGCGACGAAGCGGGTGGCGGAACTGATCATTCAGGACATGGCTCGGACCGGCAAGACGAACTTCATCACGGTCCGGTTCGGCAACGTGT
It contains:
- a CDS encoding acyl carrier protein — translated: MRTAQEEALAKHLTEWVKQGRGTVGADLPEFSEDTDLIAAGILDSRGFIEMMLEVEQQTGNRIDLNDVDPSEFTTIRGLCRCAVSQGSPC
- a CDS encoding class I SAM-dependent methyltransferase codes for the protein MNKIVETYSRLADEYRRDEASQSCWFLAAEKALAAIELKDRYRTVADIGCGTGRALCELASRGGDDRRFIGVEPADNMRALAAELARGQANIRLFNGSFEQIPLESKSIDYLYSILAFHWTTNLTRSAEEVARVLKDDGDMDLFFIGRNNGYEFIRKTTPVFLKYMGPVALLRSAGMRQQLTKDEAQQLFSKAFAGREVTVEESHDTYFDTLEGHWTWWVRIEGQLVDIPAEKRADCDRAVKDAIAALQTPEGIPYTIHMLRVKVRNQAGA
- a CDS encoding acetyltransferase, whose protein sequence is MAMKTLFIVGAGGLGKEVVDIVQSSSEAAEYALAFIDDTIAPGTIVHGIEVVGARAFLRAVDPEQSAVCVAIGSPAVRRDLIGEIEGWGLPLPAIVDASALIRPSVVLGPGVIVGARAFLSTQSVIGAHAVINPGVLLGHDVVIGPYAVIGGGAMLSGGAKVGEGALIGAGASVLLNTSVGDWATVGMGAAVYAAVENGVTVLGNPARALPVVRKKGEGAGTAPGTATNAAPAVP
- a CDS encoding GNAT family N-acetyltransferase, producing the protein MHAEFISPDDPRWQRYLESNWHDFYHLPEYVKLCAYHEGGIPMAFYAQYRGASFLAPLIIRPLPESLNASPGWCDCVSPYGYSTPLVAPTQEQLPAFIEAFSALAKERSIVSAFFRLHPFSELNKGDLCRFGQLVHHGPTIYLDLSLTQDEFWKQVRRNHKQNYQRLVQDGFDVSVDDWARLGEFAALYRDTMLRVGAVTCLYSEQYFTDLKTILGPAIHLCCVRSQTGSVVAGGIFVEMGGLVHYHLSATATEYLRLGPNKLIIPFMRAWSQERLNRVLHLGGGVGGAYDSLFHFKAGFSDARADFYSYRLIVDQSKYESLSRVAATQAGGDLSIPANFFPAYRRAVPHAPHLPPVPAATAVTQEPEVEA
- a CDS encoding GNAT family N-acetyltransferase — encoded protein: MVRAAPPVIRPALPDDSAAMAAVVRAASSPLMRETTILGGTGLDHFLRDQMTSESANRFLVAEVGGHIVGMSAWRYEGEDLFLNHLFVHPSTQGRRVGTSLWARGMAVMEQAGIRGLSVDVYEDNIRAATWYRSLGLEPVARRLLMALPVAAGTDGRSVWTSTYLGEADEVYARYGFSQFTLTTERGAYAIGRLGSSYFRSPAALLDDEAAHVALRRLDPHRRVLCIDGPEWWEAASERGAVLLGRTVRLQAPIEQVVARLDRVLSASGSESVRQSSADGEYV
- a CDS encoding flavin reductase family protein; the protein is MNVTAKKHTLRMFTNGVYILTSRNDEEIGAATVTWVSQASFTPPLLTVAVRPTNSVFRCLAKSAVAVLHVLGHHQTDLAKKFFTPTAVQDGTINGEPFCDGATRAPILSNAPAYLECTVRQIVDQGSDHAVVILEVVDAVCRERVKPLTMADTPWEYGG
- a CDS encoding DegT/DnrJ/EryC1/StrS family aminotransferase, yielding MITMPIIRPTLPSLEDILIMMHNGWETGIVTVGPVVRSLEEQACRVTGARHAIALSSCTAGLMLVPQALGLKPGTEVIVPSFTFAATAQALLWNRLVPVFCDCLPGTCTIDPEDVERNITPQTGAICGVSVYGLPPDVDALLEIGRRKGIPVYFDSAQGLGATYKGQPLGQFGVCEVFSLSPTKVVTAIEAGLLTTNDSALAERVRSMRDYGKDLVKGEEMVHLGLSARMSELHAAIGLLGLQRVQDLVKARTERIALYRDRLGRLPGCQVQEYPYDRTTSGNYFVLFIGEQAKRSRDQVYDDLKQAGIQTKRYFYPPVHAQAIFQQYPMRLSANLTHTAKASREGLALPLYSHMTDQEIESVCAAVKQLLA
- a CDS encoding YdcF family protein: MTAALVSAGLLAWLGLSWLVAQTEGVSPDDLGKVDMVVALAGSPDRALYAKALVTQGVAPDSMTTLVDPYCLRLRGVRTVCRTSVRNTIDEAVILRRIFARERVSRVIVVTSRYHLARASAVFATVFAGAGTTIRVVAPPGDRLSAERVGREALSYLPSLIAAALARSMPAAYEWLVRHQQVCPDPADSSTT
- a CDS encoding polysaccharide biosynthesis protein is translated as MLTLSRFSNPKCLFVLLVHIALMGIANYAAFWLRFDGQIPPWAMEIFLRTLPLLICVRLMMFIPFRLYGTVWQYTSLWDLRNIVGATASSTVVFFLATRYVLGQTAYPRTVYVIDALLLIVLTGGMRVARRLGNPLSTTSDMKRVLIYGAGDAGERLVRELRQNRAFGYHPVGFIDDNRRKIGQRIHGVKVLGTRAELSSMMTRVKPDAILIAMPSIGAAAIREIAKALLAYNVSIKILPDLSVLLDGKSEVNQLRNLSVEDLLHRPRVDLDRSLTAALLKGKRVLVTGAGGSIGSELCRQIASYEPECLVLFERYENGLYAIHSELSPGTAPPAIYPVIGDVTDADRLRSTMEAYQPQIVFHAAAHKHVPLMEYNPCEAVKNNVIGTRTVAGLSEEFGVERFIMISTDKAVRPSSVMGATKRVAELIIQDMARTGKTNFITVRFGNVLGSNGSVVPHFLQQIKRGGPVTVTHPEVQRYFMLIPEAVELVLQAASLAHPGAVYVLEMGEQVKLQDLARHLIRLSGFVPDQEIPISFTGLRPGEKLAEELVGPDETVTASPLKEILSVRLNEVPEREVLRTAIADLEEMAYLQNAPEVLARIGLLVPAFQPAQRDAVLAVERDWLGTEGEQESANHETRGGADGHTLSTGVVRSLARRRIRRDVAGGVVVSPAGTLSDRPE